One segment of Gammaproteobacteria bacterium DNA contains the following:
- the rbfA gene encoding 30S ribosome-binding factor RbfA, translated as MPHAYPRKLRIGELLQHELAELIRREVKDPRVQHVTVTEVDVSPDLAHAKVLVSVLGAEGPQAEVVQALNHAAGFLRHALGQRVRLRAIPELRFSYDESLDRSARLEALIARANAPAPGTGKPK; from the coding sequence ATGCCGCACGCCTATCCACGCAAACTGCGTATTGGTGAGCTCCTGCAGCACGAGCTGGCCGAACTGATCCGGCGCGAGGTCAAGGATCCGCGCGTGCAGCACGTGACCGTGACCGAGGTGGATGTGTCGCCGGACCTGGCGCACGCCAAGGTGCTGGTTTCGGTCTTGGGCGCCGAAGGTCCGCAGGCCGAAGTCGTGCAGGCACTGAATCATGCTGCGGGTTTTCTGCGTCACGCGCTTGGCCAGCGCGTGAGGTTGCGCGCCATTCCCGAGCTGCGTTTCAGCTACGATGAAAGCCTGGATCGTTCCGCGCGCCTCGAAGCGCTGATTGCGCGCGCGAATGCGCCCGCTCCCGGCACCGGCAAACCCAAATGA
- the infB gene encoding translation initiation factor IF-2: protein MAEVTVRQFAEVVGTPVERLLTQLAEAGIPIADADIAISDDQKLQLLTHLRHSHGEGAGGEPRRITLKRRSVSEIRLSGAQGRAKTVSVEVRKKRTYVKRSAVIEEETKRRAEEEAVQQAELDRQRAEEARLSAVRTQKLAAEQEERHKKEAEETLRKQEADAAARADAERRKAEAEARREAEEEDRRMRAATPHSKPAAADDKHTKYGRAELHVGHELSTRRKKRPAKARAAVNVQVETKHGFEKPVAPQVREVPIPETISVGELAQRMAVKATEVIKVMMKMGSMATINQVIDQETAAIVVDEMGHKARLLKDSDLEDQVVQVVSEGDEITRPPVVTIVGHVDHGKTSLLDYIRSTRVAAGEAGGITQHIGAYRVETKKGVITFLDTPGHAAFTAMRARGANVADIVVLVVAADDGVMPQTVEAIEHARAAKAPIVVAITKIDKPEADLERVRSDLAKHEIISEEWGGENIFVGVSSKTGEGVDKLLDSILVQAEVLELKSVASGPASGFVLESSLEKGRGPVATVLVQRGLLKPGDILLTGQEFGRVRAMFDEDGKQLQEAGPATPALVLGLSGTPNAGDDAVVVADERRAREVALYRQSKLRDVKLARQTTKLDDAFQQMQEGEQKGLNLLIKSDVQGSAEALRDALGALSTDEVKVKVIGSSVGGITESDVNLALASKAVIIGFNARADAGARRLISESGLDVRYYSIIYQAIDDVRQALGGMLKPELREQIVGLAEVREVFRSSKLGAIAGCLVVDGYVKRNLPIRVLRDNVVIFEGQLESLRRFKDDVGEVRAGTECGIGVKDYNDVKPGDQIECYERVEVARTVPG, encoded by the coding sequence ATGGCGGAAGTCACAGTCAGACAATTTGCGGAAGTGGTGGGCACGCCGGTGGAGCGCCTGCTCACGCAACTCGCCGAGGCCGGTATTCCGATTGCCGATGCTGATATCGCCATCAGCGACGACCAGAAACTGCAGCTGCTGACGCATCTGCGACACAGTCATGGCGAGGGCGCCGGCGGCGAGCCGCGCCGGATCACTCTCAAGCGGCGCAGCGTGTCCGAGATCAGGCTGAGCGGGGCACAAGGCCGCGCCAAGACCGTGAGCGTGGAGGTGCGCAAGAAGCGTACCTACGTCAAGCGCAGCGCGGTGATCGAGGAAGAAACCAAGCGCCGGGCTGAGGAAGAAGCCGTGCAGCAGGCCGAGCTGGACCGTCAGCGCGCGGAAGAGGCGCGCTTGTCGGCGGTGCGCACGCAAAAACTTGCGGCTGAGCAAGAGGAGCGCCACAAGAAAGAGGCTGAAGAAACGTTGCGCAAGCAGGAAGCGGATGCCGCCGCGCGTGCCGATGCCGAGCGCCGCAAGGCCGAAGCCGAAGCACGGCGTGAGGCCGAAGAGGAAGACCGGCGCATGCGCGCCGCCACACCGCACAGCAAACCGGCTGCGGCGGATGACAAGCACACCAAGTACGGGCGTGCCGAACTGCACGTCGGCCACGAGCTGTCCACGCGGCGCAAGAAGCGGCCCGCCAAGGCCAGGGCCGCGGTGAACGTGCAGGTCGAGACCAAGCATGGCTTCGAGAAGCCGGTGGCGCCGCAGGTGCGGGAAGTGCCGATACCCGAAACCATCAGCGTGGGAGAGCTGGCGCAGCGCATGGCGGTCAAGGCCACCGAAGTCATCAAAGTAATGATGAAGATGGGCTCCATGGCCACCATCAATCAGGTGATTGACCAGGAAACCGCGGCCATCGTCGTGGACGAGATGGGCCACAAGGCCAGGCTGCTCAAGGATAGCGATCTGGAAGACCAGGTCGTGCAAGTGGTGTCCGAGGGTGACGAGATCACCCGTCCGCCGGTGGTCACCATCGTCGGTCACGTGGATCACGGCAAGACCTCGCTGCTGGATTACATCCGCAGCACGCGCGTCGCGGCAGGCGAAGCCGGCGGCATCACCCAGCACATCGGCGCCTACCGCGTGGAAACCAAGAAGGGCGTAATTACCTTCTTGGACACGCCCGGACACGCGGCGTTCACGGCCATGCGCGCGCGCGGCGCCAACGTGGCCGACATCGTGGTACTGGTGGTGGCGGCGGATGACGGCGTCATGCCGCAGACCGTCGAGGCCATCGAGCACGCACGTGCCGCCAAGGCGCCCATCGTGGTGGCGATCACCAAGATCGACAAGCCCGAAGCCGACCTGGAACGCGTGCGCAGCGACCTTGCCAAGCACGAGATCATTTCCGAGGAATGGGGTGGCGAGAACATTTTTGTGGGCGTTTCCTCCAAGACCGGCGAGGGTGTAGACAAGCTTCTGGATTCCATCCTGGTGCAGGCCGAAGTGCTGGAACTCAAGTCCGTGGCCAGCGGTCCGGCTTCCGGTTTCGTGCTGGAGTCCAGCCTCGAGAAGGGCCGCGGCCCGGTGGCCACGGTACTGGTGCAGCGCGGGCTGTTGAAGCCGGGCGACATCCTGCTCACCGGTCAGGAGTTCGGCCGCGTGCGTGCCATGTTCGACGAGGACGGCAAGCAGCTGCAGGAAGCCGGCCCGGCCACGCCGGCATTGGTGCTGGGTTTGTCCGGCACCCCGAATGCCGGCGACGACGCGGTCGTGGTCGCGGACGAGCGCAGGGCGCGCGAAGTGGCGCTCTACCGCCAGAGCAAGCTGCGCGACGTCAAACTGGCGCGCCAGACCACCAAACTCGACGATGCCTTCCAGCAGATGCAGGAAGGCGAGCAGAAGGGCCTCAACCTGCTGATCAAATCCGACGTGCAGGGTAGCGCCGAGGCGCTGCGTGATGCGTTGGGCGCACTGTCCACCGATGAAGTCAAGGTCAAGGTCATCGGCAGCAGCGTGGGCGGCATCACGGAATCCGACGTGAACCTGGCGCTGGCCTCCAAGGCGGTAATAATCGGATTTAACGCGCGCGCGGACGCCGGTGCGCGCCGGCTGATCAGCGAGTCCGGGCTGGATGTGCGCTATTACAGCATCATCTATCAGGCCATCGATGACGTGAGGCAGGCGCTCGGGGGGATGCTCAAACCCGAGCTGCGCGAGCAGATCGTGGGCCTGGCGGAAGTGCGCGAGGTGTTCCGTTCCTCCAAGCTCGGCGCCATTGCCGGCTGCCTGGTGGTGGACGGCTACGTCAAACGCAATTTGCCGATCCGTGTGCTGCGCGACAACGTGGTGATCTTCGAGGGACAGCTGGAGTCGCTACGGCGTTTCAAGGACGATGTCGGTGAAGTGCGCGCCGGCACCGAATGCGGCATCGGCGTCAAGGACTACAACGACGTGAAGCCCGGCGACCAGATCGAGTGCTACGAACGCGTCGAAGTGGCGCGTACCGTTCCGGGTTAA
- the nusA gene encoding transcription termination factor NusA: MNKEILLVVDAVSNEKGVAKEIIFEALEAALASATRKKHGGEIDARVAINRETGDYETFRRWLVRADEEPLESPERELRLMDAVDIKPDIQLGEYIEEPMESVVFGRIAAQTAKQVIVQKVREAERAQVVEAYKDRVGELVTGVVKRVERGNVYIDLGNNAEAFIAREEMIPREAVRTNDRIRGYLREVRPEPRGPQLFVTRTSPQFLIELFKLEVPEVGQGLIEIKGAARDPGVRAKVAVKSNDSRIDPVGACVGMRGSRVQAVSNELSGERVDIVPWNDNPAQFVINAMSPAEVQAIVMDEESHSMDIAVNEDNLAKAIGRGGQNVRLATQLSGWELNVMTQEQATQKSEAEVQTLQKLFMEQLDVDEDMAAILVQEGFSSIEEIAYVPASELQSVEEFDESMVEELRGRARDVLLTQAIASEEQLGEAEPAEDLLNLTGMDRALAFRLAGRGIVTQENLAEQAVDDIKDIEGLDETKAAELILAARAPWFAAAETQAK, from the coding sequence ATGAACAAAGAGATATTGCTGGTGGTGGACGCGGTTTCCAACGAGAAAGGCGTTGCCAAGGAAATCATTTTCGAGGCGCTGGAGGCGGCGCTGGCTTCGGCCACGCGCAAGAAGCACGGCGGCGAGATTGACGCGCGCGTGGCCATCAACCGCGAAACCGGCGATTACGAGACCTTTCGCCGCTGGCTGGTGCGCGCCGACGAGGAACCGCTGGAATCGCCCGAGCGCGAGCTGCGGCTCATGGATGCCGTGGACATCAAGCCCGACATCCAGTTGGGGGAGTACATCGAGGAACCCATGGAATCGGTGGTGTTCGGCCGCATCGCGGCGCAGACCGCCAAGCAGGTCATCGTGCAGAAGGTGCGCGAGGCCGAACGTGCGCAGGTGGTCGAAGCCTACAAGGACCGCGTGGGCGAACTGGTGACCGGCGTGGTCAAACGCGTGGAACGCGGCAACGTTTACATTGATCTCGGCAACAACGCCGAGGCCTTTATTGCGCGCGAGGAAATGATCCCGCGCGAGGCGGTGCGCACCAACGACCGCATCCGCGGCTATCTGCGCGAAGTGCGTCCCGAGCCGCGCGGCCCGCAGCTGTTCGTGACGCGCACCTCACCGCAATTCCTCATCGAGCTGTTCAAACTGGAAGTGCCGGAAGTCGGGCAGGGGCTGATCGAGATCAAGGGCGCGGCCCGCGATCCCGGCGTGCGCGCCAAGGTGGCGGTCAAGAGCAACGATTCGCGCATCGATCCGGTGGGCGCCTGCGTGGGCATGCGCGGCTCGCGCGTGCAGGCGGTGTCCAATGAACTTTCTGGCGAGCGCGTGGACATCGTTCCCTGGAACGACAATCCCGCGCAGTTCGTGATCAACGCCATGTCGCCGGCCGAAGTCCAGGCCATCGTCATGGACGAGGAATCCCACAGCATGGACATCGCGGTGAACGAGGACAATCTTGCCAAGGCCATCGGCCGCGGCGGCCAGAACGTGCGCCTCGCCACCCAGTTGAGCGGTTGGGAACTGAACGTCATGACGCAGGAGCAGGCCACGCAGAAGAGCGAGGCCGAGGTGCAGACGCTGCAGAAACTGTTCATGGAGCAGCTGGACGTGGACGAGGACATGGCCGCGATCCTGGTGCAGGAAGGCTTCTCGAGCATCGAGGAAATCGCCTATGTGCCGGCTTCCGAGCTCCAGTCGGTGGAGGAGTTTGACGAATCCATGGTGGAAGAACTGCGCGGCCGTGCCCGCGACGTGCTGCTCACCCAGGCGATCGCCAGCGAAGAGCAGCTGGGCGAAGCCGAACCAGCGGAGGATCTGCTGAACCTCACCGGCATGGATCGCGCTCTGGCCTTCCGCCTGGCAGGCCGTGGCATCGTCACCCAGGAAAACCTGGCCGAGCAGGCCGTGGACGACATCAAGGACATCGAGGGCCTGGACGAGACCAAGGCCGCGGAACTCATTCTCGCGGCGCGCGCGCCCTGGTTTGCCGCCGCAGAGACGCAAGCAAAGTAA
- the rimP gene encoding ribosome maturation factor RimP: MRETLLRIIEPALNGLGYELVELEFQGKLLRLYIDQPQGVTLDDCEKVSRQISAVLDVADPIPGAYTLEVSSPGLDRPLRKPEDFSAQSGKRARIELNLPLNGRRRFSGTLRGLENAEVLIEVDGAMFRLPFAQIAKARLAPEF; encoded by the coding sequence ATGCGCGAAACGCTGCTGAGGATCATCGAGCCGGCCTTGAATGGTCTGGGCTACGAGCTCGTGGAATTGGAGTTCCAAGGCAAGCTGCTGCGGCTTTACATAGACCAGCCGCAGGGCGTGACGCTGGACGACTGCGAGAAGGTCAGCCGCCAGATCAGCGCGGTGCTGGACGTGGCGGACCCGATTCCCGGGGCCTATACCCTGGAAGTCTCGTCGCCGGGCCTGGATCGGCCGCTGCGCAAGCCTGAGGACTTCAGCGCGCAGTCCGGCAAGCGCGCGCGTATCGAGCTGAACTTGCCGCTCAACGGCCGCCGGCGTTTCTCCGGCACGCTGCGCGGGCTGGAAAACGCCGAGGTGTTGATCGAGGTGGATGGCGCCATGTTCCGTTTGCCGTTCGCGCAGATTGCCAAGGCGCGGCTGGCGCCGGAGTTTTGA
- the nuoN gene encoding NADH-quinone oxidoreductase subunit NuoN: MMSTLPSFAPIVPEIFVAGMACFILVVDVFLNDRWRDITHWLSIATVVATAWLTFAVAANAPLLTFHDMFVNDRMGNVLKLFVYLMVAVTFVYSRGYLRDRSLFKGEFYVLGLFGMLGMMVIISAHNFITIYLGLELLALCLFAMVAMDRDSPIGSEAAIKYFVLGAIASGTLLYGFSLLYGASGTLDLTALGMHIAESSLVNIGIMLSLGFVIVGLCFELEAVPFHMWLPDVYEGAITPVTLYVGALPKIAIFALFIRLLVEGLGGLKLEWHLILTVLAVLSMGVGSIVALMQSNLKRMLAYSNVSHVGFILLGILAGTTEGYRAAMFYVITYVIMAAAAFGMIILLARKGFEADRLEDFRGLNDRSPWFAWMMMFVMFGMAGVPPFVGFFAKLYVLRAVIDVHMVWLAVVAVVFAVISAWYYLKVIKLMYFDKPPEDAKPIRCPLEMRWLLSANGIAVLALGILPGPLMALCAHVITF, encoded by the coding sequence ATGATGTCCACGTTGCCTTCATTCGCCCCCATCGTGCCGGAGATCTTCGTGGCCGGCATGGCGTGCTTCATCCTGGTCGTGGACGTGTTCCTCAATGACCGGTGGCGCGATATCACCCATTGGCTGTCGATCGCCACCGTGGTCGCGACCGCGTGGCTGACGTTCGCGGTAGCCGCCAATGCGCCGCTGCTGACTTTCCACGACATGTTCGTGAACGACCGTATGGGCAACGTGCTCAAGCTGTTCGTGTACCTGATGGTGGCGGTCACGTTCGTGTACTCGCGCGGCTACCTGCGCGACCGCAGTCTGTTCAAGGGCGAATTCTACGTGCTCGGCCTGTTCGGCATGCTTGGCATGATGGTGATCATTTCTGCGCACAATTTCATCACCATCTACCTGGGGCTGGAACTGCTGGCGCTGTGCCTGTTCGCCATGGTGGCGATGGACCGCGATTCGCCGATCGGCTCGGAGGCGGCCATCAAGTACTTCGTGCTGGGCGCCATCGCCTCGGGCACGCTGCTCTACGGGTTCTCGCTGCTGTACGGCGCCTCGGGCACGCTGGATCTCACGGCGCTCGGCATGCACATCGCGGAATCCTCGCTGGTGAATATCGGCATCATGCTGTCACTCGGCTTCGTGATCGTGGGCCTGTGTTTTGAACTCGAAGCCGTGCCGTTTCACATGTGGCTGCCGGACGTTTACGAAGGCGCGATCACGCCGGTAACGCTGTATGTGGGCGCGTTGCCCAAGATCGCGATCTTTGCGCTGTTCATCCGCCTGCTGGTTGAGGGCTTGGGAGGGCTGAAACTCGAATGGCATCTGATCCTCACGGTGCTGGCGGTGCTTTCCATGGGCGTGGGCAGCATCGTGGCGCTGATGCAGTCCAATCTCAAGCGCATGCTGGCCTATTCGAACGTGTCGCATGTGGGCTTCATCCTGCTCGGGATACTCGCGGGCACAACCGAAGGCTACCGTGCAGCCATGTTCTACGTGATTACCTACGTGATCATGGCAGCGGCGGCCTTCGGCATGATCATCCTGCTGGCGCGCAAGGGCTTCGAAGCCGACCGGCTCGAGGATTTCCGCGGCCTGAACGACCGCAGCCCGTGGTTCGCATGGATGATGATGTTCGTGATGTTCGGCATGGCGGGTGTACCGCCGTTCGTGGGATTCTTCGCCAAGCTCTACGTGCTGCGCGCGGTGATTGACGTGCACATGGTGTGGCTGGCGGTGGTGGCGGTGGTGTTCGCGGTGATCAGCGCCTGGTATTACCTCAAAGTCATCAAGCTCATGTACTTCGACAAGCCCCCCGAGGACGCCAAGCCGATCCGCTGCCCGCTGGAGATGCGCTGGCTGCTGTCCGCGAATGGCATCGCCGTGCTGGCGCTCGGCATTCTGCCGGGGCCGCTCATGGCGCTCTGCGCCCACGTGATTACGTTCTGA
- a CDS encoding NADH-quinone oxidoreductase subunit M yields the protein MPAHFPILSAMLWLPIIGGCVVLLAGRVWPASVRWLALLFSVVVFAMSIPLWSEFNTHTAAMQFVESANWIGAFNVHYSLGVDGISMPLILLTNFMTVLVVIAGWEVIHYKLAQYMASFLIMAGLMNGVFAAMDALLFYVLWEGMLIPMFIIIGIWGGPRRIYATLKFFLYTFFGSVLMLVAIIYLYLQAGSFSIAAFQQMPLGMTAQVLIFIAFLVAFGVKVPMWPVHTWLPAAHVEAPTGGSVILAAILLKMGTYGFLRFSLPIAPNASHALMWLMIGLSLVAIIYIGFVSIVQTDMKKLVAYSSVAHMGFCTLGFFIIFLILARTANQDAAAMGMEGGMVQVISHGFVSGAMFLCIGVMYDRLHTREISAYGGVINLMPAFAFFFVLFAMANVALPGTSGFVGEWMVILAAMHANFWIAFGAAFTLFLAAAFTLWLIKRVLFGPVGNEHVAKMQDLNKREFVVLGLLAVAVIWLGVYPEPLLNVMHVSVTNLIHQATISKL from the coding sequence ATGCCCGCGCATTTTCCCATCCTGAGTGCCATGTTGTGGCTGCCGATCATCGGTGGCTGCGTGGTGCTGCTGGCCGGGCGCGTGTGGCCGGCGTCGGTGCGCTGGCTGGCGCTGCTGTTCTCGGTGGTGGTGTTCGCCATGAGCATTCCGCTGTGGAGCGAGTTCAACACCCACACCGCGGCCATGCAGTTCGTGGAGAGCGCCAACTGGATCGGCGCCTTCAACGTCCACTACAGCCTGGGCGTGGACGGCATCTCCATGCCGCTGATCCTGCTCACCAATTTCATGACCGTGCTGGTGGTGATCGCGGGCTGGGAAGTCATCCACTACAAGCTCGCGCAATACATGGCCTCGTTCCTGATCATGGCGGGGCTGATGAACGGCGTGTTCGCGGCCATGGACGCGCTGCTGTTCTACGTGCTGTGGGAAGGCATGCTCATCCCGATGTTCATCATCATCGGCATCTGGGGTGGGCCGCGGCGCATCTATGCCACGCTCAAGTTCTTTCTCTACACATTTTTCGGCTCAGTGCTGATGCTGGTCGCGATCATCTATCTGTACCTGCAGGCGGGCAGCTTCAGCATCGCGGCCTTCCAGCAGATGCCGCTCGGCATGACCGCGCAGGTACTGATTTTCATTGCGTTCCTCGTGGCCTTCGGCGTCAAGGTGCCGATGTGGCCGGTGCACACCTGGCTGCCGGCGGCGCACGTGGAAGCGCCCACCGGCGGCTCGGTGATCCTGGCTGCGATCCTGCTGAAGATGGGTACCTACGGCTTCCTGCGTTTCAGCCTGCCGATCGCGCCCAATGCCAGTCATGCACTCATGTGGCTGATGATCGGGTTGTCGCTGGTCGCGATCATCTACATCGGCTTTGTGAGCATCGTGCAGACCGACATGAAGAAGCTGGTCGCGTATTCCTCGGTCGCGCACATGGGTTTCTGCACGCTCGGGTTCTTCATCATCTTCCTCATCCTCGCGCGCACTGCGAATCAGGACGCCGCCGCCATGGGCATGGAAGGCGGCATGGTGCAGGTGATCTCGCACGGCTTCGTCTCCGGCGCGATGTTCCTGTGCATCGGCGTGATGTACGACCGCCTGCACACGCGCGAAATCAGCGCCTACGGCGGCGTAATCAATCTCATGCCGGCGTTTGCCTTCTTCTTCGTGCTGTTCGCCATGGCCAATGTGGCGCTGCCGGGAACCTCGGGTTTCGTCGGCGAATGGATGGTGATCCTGGCCGCCATGCATGCGAATTTCTGGATTGCATTCGGCGCGGCCTTTACGCTGTTCCTGGCCGCGGCCTTCACCCTGTGGCTCATCAAGCGCGTGCTGTTCGGGCCGGTGGGCAACGAGCACGTGGCGAAGATGCAGGACCTGAACAAGCGCGAATTCGTGGTGCTGGGCCTGCTGGCAGTGGCGGTGATCTGGTTGGGCGTGTATCCCGAGCCCTTGCTCAACGTCATGCACGTCTCGGTGACCAACCTGATCCACCAGGCCACGATCTCGAAACTCTAA
- the nuoL gene encoding NADH-quinone oxidoreductase subunit L, which produces MSAFLPMMLVAIVLAPLTAAVIVGCGMRFILRWSAHVLTILAVALSTALSAWVLWQMVFAGLGSYDINLYDWGSIGNIHFSIGFMIDRLSALMMTVVSFVSLMVHIYTIGYMAEDPGYKRFFSYISLFTFSMLILVMANNFLQLFIGWELVGLVSYLLIGFWYTRPTAIRAGLKAFIVNRVGDFGFILGIALVLSSSGSLDYSQVFAHAPALAGQHIELFSGLVWSVPTVICILLFVGAVGKSAQVPLHVWLPDSMEGPTPISALIHAATMVTAGIFMVARLSPLFELSDTALSAVMIVGAITAFFLGLVGIVQNDIKRVIAYSTISQLGYMAAALGASAYAAGIFHLMTHAFFKALLFLGSGSVIMAMHHDQDMRNMGGLRKYMPITYFTFLAGSLALIAFPGFAGFFSKDSIIDAVHDSQRSGAVFAYWCVLLGAFVTGLYTFRCVFMTFHGKERFVVEQGAGHGGHEELAPGHLPHAPRESPWVVTVPLMLLGIASVVIGWLTIKPLLYGGFFGSSIYVAPEHHVMQKLAEEFHGAGAMVAASVATPTLWLAIAGLVVAWIFYIYKPAWPAVLAKAFNPLYQLLVHKFYFDEAYALFVEAGSRMLGRWLWIGGDGAVIDGVLVDGSAKAVGWFSRVLRRGQTGYLYHYAFVMIIGLCVLLGWLLLR; this is translated from the coding sequence ATGAGCGCATTCCTGCCCATGATGCTTGTCGCCATCGTGCTGGCTCCGCTGACCGCCGCGGTCATTGTGGGCTGTGGCATGCGTTTCATCCTGCGCTGGAGCGCACACGTACTCACCATTCTTGCCGTGGCGCTGTCCACCGCGCTGTCCGCCTGGGTGCTGTGGCAGATGGTGTTCGCGGGCCTGGGCAGCTACGACATCAATCTCTACGATTGGGGCAGCATCGGCAATATCCATTTCAGCATCGGCTTCATGATTGACCGGCTGAGCGCGCTCATGATGACGGTGGTGAGCTTCGTGTCATTGATGGTGCACATCTACACCATCGGCTACATGGCGGAGGACCCTGGCTACAAGAGGTTCTTCAGTTACATCTCGCTGTTCACGTTTTCCATGCTGATACTGGTGATGGCCAACAACTTCCTGCAGCTGTTCATCGGCTGGGAGCTGGTCGGCCTGGTGTCCTACCTGCTGATCGGCTTCTGGTACACGCGCCCCACGGCGATTCGCGCCGGCCTCAAGGCCTTCATCGTGAATCGCGTGGGCGATTTCGGCTTCATCCTCGGCATCGCGCTGGTGCTCAGCTCTTCCGGCAGTCTGGATTACAGCCAGGTGTTCGCGCACGCCCCCGCGCTCGCCGGCCAGCACATCGAACTGTTCTCCGGCCTGGTCTGGTCGGTGCCGACGGTGATCTGCATCCTGCTGTTCGTGGGCGCGGTGGGAAAATCCGCGCAGGTGCCGCTGCATGTGTGGTTGCCGGACTCCATGGAGGGCCCGACGCCGATTTCCGCCCTGATCCACGCTGCCACCATGGTGACCGCCGGCATCTTCATGGTGGCACGCCTGTCACCGCTGTTCGAGCTTTCCGACACCGCGCTCTCGGCGGTGATGATCGTCGGCGCGATCACGGCGTTCTTCCTCGGGCTCGTGGGCATCGTGCAGAACGACATCAAGCGCGTGATCGCGTATTCCACCATTTCACAACTGGGCTACATGGCGGCCGCACTCGGTGCGTCGGCCTATGCGGCCGGCATTTTCCACTTGATGACGCATGCCTTCTTCAAGGCGCTGCTGTTTCTCGGCTCCGGCTCGGTGATCATGGCCATGCACCACGACCAGGACATGCGCAACATGGGCGGTCTGCGCAAGTACATGCCGATCACGTATTTCACCTTTCTCGCGGGTTCGCTGGCGCTCATCGCATTCCCGGGATTTGCCGGGTTCTTTTCCAAGGACTCCATCATTGACGCGGTGCATGACTCGCAGCGCAGCGGCGCGGTGTTCGCCTATTGGTGCGTGCTGCTCGGCGCCTTCGTCACCGGCCTGTACACCTTCCGCTGCGTGTTCATGACCTTCCACGGCAAGGAGCGCTTCGTGGTCGAGCAGGGCGCCGGCCACGGCGGCCACGAGGAGTTGGCGCCCGGGCATCTGCCGCACGCGCCGCGCGAGTCGCCTTGGGTGGTGACCGTGCCGCTCATGCTGCTCGGCATCGCCTCGGTGGTCATCGGCTGGCTGACGATCAAGCCGCTGCTGTACGGCGGCTTCTTCGGCAGCTCGATTTACGTGGCGCCCGAGCACCACGTAATGCAGAAGCTGGCGGAGGAATTTCACGGCGCCGGCGCCATGGTGGCGGCGAGCGTGGCGACGCCTACATTGTGGCTGGCAATCGCTGGGCTGGTGGTAGCCTGGATTTTCTATATCTACAAGCCGGCCTGGCCGGCGGTGCTGGCCAAAGCATTCAATCCGCTTTACCAGTTGCTGGTGCACAAGTTCTATTTCGACGAGGCCTACGCGTTGTTCGTCGAGGCGGGCTCGCGCATGCTTGGCCGCTGGCTGTGGATCGGCGGTGACGGCGCGGTGATTGACGGCGTGCTCGTGGACGGCAGCGCCAAGGCCGTGGGCTGGTTCTCGCGCGTCCTGCGCCGCGGCCAGACGGGGTATCTGTATCACTACGCGTTCGTGATGATCATCGGCCTGTGCGTGCTGCTGGGCTGGCTGTTGCTGCGCTGA
- the nuoK gene encoding NADH-quinone oxidoreductase subunit NuoK, producing MITLFDFLALSGALFAIGLAGIFLNRKNVILLLMCVELLLLAANFNFIAFSRYLNDISGQVFVFFILTVAAAEASIGLAIVVVVFRNRSSINVDDIDSLKH from the coding sequence GTGATCACGCTGTTCGACTTTCTCGCCCTGAGCGGCGCGCTGTTCGCCATCGGCTTGGCGGGTATTTTCCTCAACCGCAAGAACGTGATCCTGCTGCTGATGTGCGTGGAGCTGCTGCTGCTGGCCGCGAATTTTAATTTCATCGCATTCTCACGCTACCTGAACGACATTTCCGGCCAGGTATTCGTGTTTTTCATCCTCACGGTGGCGGCCGCGGAAGCTTCCATCGGCCTGGCCATCGTGGTGGTGGTGTTCCGCAACCGCAGCAGCATCAACGTCGACGACATTGACAGCCTGAAACACTGA
- a CDS encoding NADH-quinone oxidoreductase subunit J — protein MIQQIVFIVLAALTIGSALGVITARHTVHAALFLVMTFVASAGLWLLLHAEFLALVLVLVYVGAVMVLFLFIVMMLDTDSQSLRHGLVRYAPLGVVVALIVFAEIGYVVYSRELGVSFGTPLPHAADFSNTRALGETIYTAYAFPFELAAVVLLVGIVAAIMLTLRRRPGVRHQNISKQVRVSAKHGRLRIVKMPSEPRTPEKNP, from the coding sequence TTGATCCAGCAAATCGTATTTATCGTGCTCGCAGCGCTGACCATCGGGTCAGCGCTGGGCGTAATTACCGCGCGCCACACGGTGCATGCGGCGCTGTTTCTGGTCATGACCTTCGTGGCCAGCGCCGGCCTGTGGTTGCTGCTGCACGCCGAGTTCCTGGCGCTGGTGCTGGTGCTGGTGTACGTGGGCGCGGTGATGGTGCTGTTCCTGTTCATCGTGATGATGCTGGATACCGATAGCCAGTCGCTGCGCCACGGATTGGTGCGCTATGCGCCGCTCGGCGTGGTGGTGGCGCTGATCGTGTTCGCCGAAATCGGCTACGTGGTGTACAGCCGCGAGCTGGGGGTGAGCTTCGGCACGCCCTTGCCGCATGCTGCCGACTTCAGTAACACGCGTGCCCTGGGCGAGACGATTTACACCGCCTACGCCTTCCCGTTCGAGCTTGCCGCCGTGGTGCTGTTGGTCGGTATCGTCGCGGCCATCATGCTTACCTTGCGCCGGCGACCGGGTGTGCGCCACCAGAACATCTCCAAACAAGTGCGGGTCAGCGCCAAACACGGACGCCTGCGCATCGTGAAGATGCCGTCTGAGCCCCGCACCCCGGAGAAGAACCCGTGA